From the genome of Longispora fulva:
CGCGGAGTCCAGCCTGGGCGTCCGCACCGGCGTGGGTCGGCTGGTGGCCGGCGCGGTGGTCGGCGTCCTCGCGCTCGCCGGCACGGGACTGCTCACCATCCTGGACACCGAGGCCGCGTCGAGCCCGGTGACGTACCTGACCGTGCTGCTGTGGTGCACGGCCGTGTCGCTGCTCGGCCCGCCGCTGGCCCGGGGCGCGGTCGCCGTACTGGCCGTCCCCCTGCGCCGGTTCCGGATCGGCGGCTGGCTGGCCGCGGCGAACTCCACGGTCGGCTCCCGCCGGCTCGCCTCGGTGATCACCCCGCTCACGCTGATGGTCGCGATGACCTGCACCGTGCTGTTCATGCAGTCCACGACCACCGAGGCCACCACCCGGCAGGCCAACGACGGCCTGCTCGCCGAGCACGTCCTGGGCTCAGCGACCGGCGTACCCACGGCAGCGGCCACCGCCGCCCGCGCCGTGCCCGGGGTGACCACGGTGACCGAGGTGAAGCGCGGCCGGGTCCTCAACGGGCTGACCAAACTGTCCGCCCAGGGCGTCACGCCGGCCGGCGCGGACCGCACCCTGGACCTGGGGGTCAGCGCCGGCGACCTCGCCGACCTGGCAGCCGACAAGGTCGCGGTGAGCGCCCGACTGGACCTCCGGGTGGGCACCTCGCTGAGCCTGAGCCTCGGCGACGGCACCCGGGTGAGCCTGACGGTGATCGCCGTCTACGACCGTGGCCTCGGCTTCCCGGACGTGACCATCGACCACGACCTGCTCGCCGCGCACGTCGACAACCCGCTCAACGACATGGTCCTGGTCCGGGGCGGCGACCCGGCCAGCCTGGCGGCGACGTTCCCCGGCCTGCGGGTACTCGACCGGACCGGCGTCCAGGCCGCCCAGGCCGAGCAGGGCAGCGTCAACGCGCAGATCAGCCTGATCGCGATGGGCCTGGTGCTCGCGTTCACCGCGATCGCCGTGGTGAACACCCTGGCCCTGTCGGTCGGCGACCGCCGGCGGGAGTTCGCCCTGCTCCGCCTGGTCGGGGCGACCCGCCGCCAGGTCCTGGGCATGCTGCGCTGGGAGTCCGCGGTGGTGGCCGTGATCGGCCTGGTGTTCGGCACGGCGGTCAGCCTGGCCGTCCTGACCGGGTTCAGCGTGGGCCTGACCGGAGCGGCGTCCCCGCAGGTGCCGCTCATGACCTACATCGTCGTGGCCCTGGGCAGCGCGGCTCTCGCGTTCGCCAGCACCCTGGTGCCGGGTCGGCTGGCGCTGCGGGCCAACCCGGCGGACACGATCGGCGCCCGCCAGTAGGACATGCGAAGCCCGGAGCCGCCCTCGTCCCACACCGGGAAGGGGGCGGCTCTCCACCCAGATCAAGAACATTCATTTCCGGTTACGGCGACACCTGCCCCGGTCTCCATCAGCGGCCCCGGCCGGCCTGCCGGCGACAGCCCTACGGCCAGCGCCGCAGCTCCCAGCACACCCCGACCGGCCACAGCGCATAGTTGCGCCCCGGGTCGAGGTGTTCACGGACTCCCGTGTCGAGGGGTAACACGGTCGCGTAGGAGTCGCCCCGGGTGAGCCGGTGCATGCGCTCGACGTCGAGCCCGTCCCCGGCGAGCATCCAGCACAGATCCGTCCGGTACCAGGCCATGTAGTAGAGCCCGCCGGGAACCATCCAGTATTCGCGGACCCCGGCTGTCCCGTCGGTCGCCAGGTCCACGCCCTCGATGGCGCACCGCTGCTCACTCGCCGGGATCCGGTATCCACCGAGCACCACCGCCGGCCCGATCGTGTCGAGCACCCCCAACAGCACCCCGGGCGTGCGCGCGTCTGCGGCGGGCCCTGGCCGCGCAGGCTGCTTCGTGGCGGGGCGCGGCCGCTCGGGCTCCTCTGTGGCAGGGCCCGGCCGCTCGGGCTCCTCCGTGGCGGGGCCCGGCCGCCGGGGATGGATCGGGGAACCCGACGACCGGGCGTTCATGGGTGGCATGTCAGGTCCGCCGGGTCAGCCCGAGCAGCCTGTTGCCGAGCCGGTTGCCGGCATCCAGGTAGGTGTCGCAGGGCCACGGCCGCTGACAGGCGACACAACACCCGGTCTCACTGTCGAGATGCGCCGCCCGCAACGCCTCGTCAGCGGCGACCTCGGAACCGACTTCGTTGAGGGGGATGGCACTCACGGGGAGCCTCCGTCCGGGAAGTGTCCGGGGCGCGAGACGCCTGGGGCCGGGACGGCACGCCACGGCACCACAGGCGTCTCGCGCTGGGCGCCAGCTCTGTGAGCCGGGCCACACACCGAGATTAGAGCAGCCGATTGCAGCATGCAACACTCATCTTGACCGTTTTCAGCTGTGGAGATCCACTCGTCCGTGCGCCACACTGTGTGGATGGCTGGACCCACTCTCAGGCGGCGGCGACTCGCCCGCGCTCTCCGTGCCCGACGCGACCAGGTCGGGCTGGGCCTCGGCGAGGCGGCGAAGAAGGCTGGCGTCTCGAAGTCGACGTTGAGTCGCCTGGAAGACCCGACCGTGACCGTCATGCCCAGCGTGCCGACAGTGGCCACCCTCGCCCGGATCTACGGCGCGAGTGAGCAGGACATCGAGGCGTTGACCCAGGTGGCACGCGAGGCGCGGCAACGTGGCTGGTGGCGGAAGTTCAGCGACGTGCTACCCGACTGGTTCGAGCTCTACGTCGGCCTGGAATTCGACGCGAGCGAGATCCGGGACTACTCCGTCGCCCAGATTCCGGGTCTGCTGCAGACCGAGGACTATGCCGGGGCGGTCCTGTCGACCGGCCCGCGCACGGCCGCCGCGATCGAGAAGCTGATCGAGTTGCGCATGCGTCGGCAAGCGCGCGACGACAAGCCGCGGCTGCATTTCATCATTGATGACGTGGTGCTCCGCCGACCCGTGGGTAACCCCGGCGTGATGCGTGGCCAGTTGGCGCGCCTGCTAAATGCGGCCGAGCAACCCAACCTCACCTTGCAGATTCTGCCGGCCAGCGCGGGTGCGCACGGCAGCATGGGCATGGCGTGGACGGAGCTTCTCTTCGACACTGAGGAAGATCCGCCACTCATCTACCTCGAGAACTACACCAGCAGCCTCTACCTCGAGGAGCGACCGGAGGTCGAGCAGTATGAAGCGTTGTTCGGCCAGCTCCGGAAGCTCGCGATGACTCCCAAGGACTCGACGGAGGCCATCGCGGCGGCTGCGGACGGCACCTAGGACAGAAAGGAGGGCTGGATGGCTGGGCAGACAGACATCCACGCCCCGTGGCGCACCTCCACCCGGAGCGGTAACCAGGGTGGAAACTGTGTCGAAGTGGCGTTGGGCGAAGTGGTCGGTGTCCGGGACACGAAGGACCGCGCGGGCGGGGTTCTCGTCGTCGACGGCAGAGACTGGTCGGCGTTCGTCGCTGACGTGAAGACCGGCCGTTTCTCGGGCTGACCCGCACGGAAAAGGTCGCCCCGCTCTCACTGAGGGCGGGGCGACCTTGTGCGTCAGCGCGCGAGCGCCGGCTCCTCCGCGACCACGTCGGCCGGGGCCGGTCGGTGGCCCGGCCACCAGGACGAGCCGCCGAACAGGACGGTCGCCGCCGGCACCAGCACGAGGGACACCACGAACGCGACCAGCGCGATCCCCAGCGTCACCGCGAAGCCCATCTCCGCGAAGAACGACACCCCGGAGATCAGGAGCGATCCGAAGGTACCCATCAGAATGACCGCGGCAGCGGCCACCGACGGTCCGGCGTGCTCGATGGCCAACGCCGCGGCGTCCCGGGGGCTCCGGCCCTCCCGCAGTTCCTCACGGATCCGCGCGGTGACCAGGATGTTGTAGTCCGTCCCGATGGCTGTGACGAACAGGTACATGATGATCGGGAGCATGAACATCAGGCCGCCGTGGCCGAGTGCGCCCTGGAAGACGTACACGGTCGCGCCGAGGGTGGCGACGAAGCCGAGGACCACGAACACCACGAGGTAGAGCGGTGCGACCATCGCGCGGAGCAGGCCGCCGAGGATCAGTAGGAACAGCAGGCCGGCCACCGGGAAGATGACGCTGAGGTCCCGGTTGGTGATACCGCGGATGTCGGCGAAGGTGCTGGTCATGCCGCCGATGTGCACCTGGGTGCCGGCCGGGGCCGCGTGTTCGGCGGCGGCCCGGAGTGCCGGCACGGAGTCCATCGCAGCGGTCTCGTAGGGCGAGGACTTCAGGATCAGCGGGATCTGGGCGACCTTGCCGTCCGAGGACACCGTGGGCGGCATCGGGCCGGCGACCCCTGGGGCGGTGGACATCGTGGCGACGAACTTCTGCAGCTCGGCGGGGGCCAGCGGGTGGTCGGACCTCAGGTACACCTGGGAGGGGTTGGCCACGCCGGCCGGGAAGTTCTTCCCCAGGTCCTTGAACGCCGTGGTGGCCTCCATCTTCGCCGGCAGCTGGGCGAGGGGGTCGAACTGCGGCTGGAAGCCGAGCGCCCCGGCGGCGAGTACGCCGAGCAGGACGAGCGAGCCGACCAGCGCGACGGCCGGGCGGTGCGCGACGAACCGGCCGAGCCGGGCGAACCCGGGGTGCCCCTTGCCGTCGGCCTTCGTCCTCGTCGGCCAGAAGACCCGCTCGCCGAGCAGGGTGATGATGGCCGGTACCAGGGTGAGCGCGGCGAGCAGCATCACGAACACGCCGATGGCCAGCGAGGGCCCCAGGGTGGTGAAGAAGCCGAGCAGCGCCAGGACCAGCGCGCCGAACGCCGCGATCACGGCGAACGCCGCGGAGGAGATGGCCTCGCCGACCTTGTCGACGGCCGCGACGATGGCCTCGCGCGCGGTGTCGCCGGCCCGGAGCCGTTCGCGGTAGCGGAACAGGAGGAACAGGATGTAGTCGGTGCCGATTCCGAAGAGGACCACGGTCATCAGGGTCTGGACCTCGGTACCGATCTGGAAGTCGAAGGTTTTCGCCGCGATCGCGACCAGCGCCTGGGCGATGCCGTAGACGATGCCGACCGACACCAGCGGCAGCAGCGACGCGACCGGGCTGCGGAAGATGACCAGCAGCAGGATGACGATGAGGCCCAGGGTGGCCAGGGTGACGATCTTCTCGGCGTCGGCCATGGCCTTGGTGTTGTCCACGTCGATGGCGGCCTCGCCGGTCATGCCGGCCTTCAGCTGGCCGCCCTTGAGGGCTTCGGCGGTCTGGGTCCGCAGGGTGGCGACGGCGTCGTGCACCTTCTCGTCGCGGGCCGCGCCCTCGAACTGGACGACGAGCAGCGCGCCCCTGCCGTTCGGCGCGACGGTCTGGGCCGGGTCGAAGAGCACGCCGGTCACGGCCGGCGCCTTCAGCGTCTGCGCCAACCCACCGATCGCGCCCAGGTCGGCCTGGGTCAGGGTGCCGCCGTCGGCTCGCTGCACGTGGATCACGCCGGTCGCGCCCTTGGTGAACCCGGCAGCCTTCGCGACCGCTGCGGCCTTGGCCGACTCTGCGGAGCTGGGCAGAAAGGCACTTTGATCCGAGTTCGTCACGGATTTCAGGCTCGGCGCCGCCGCGATGACCGCGACCGCCACGAGCAGCCACGTGGCGATGACCAACCATGGCCTGCGGGCCACCCCGCGCCCGATTGCTGCGAACATGTCCATCCTCCCCAATCTGGCACGCCGTGCCACAAGACACAGCGTGCCACATGAGTTTCCGTGACACCATGTGAGCGTGACGACAGAGGTGGGACAGCCGACCGAACCCGGACGCCGGGAGCGCAAGAAGCTGGAGACCAGGAGAGCCCTGGAGAACGCGGCACTGCGGCTGTTCGCCGAACAGGGCTACGAGCAGACCACGGTCGAGGACATCGCCGAGGCGGCCGACGTGGCGGTCAGAACCTTTTTCCGGTACTTCTCGTCCAAGCAGCACGTCCTCTTCGGCGACGTCGCGCACGACATCACCAACCGGCTCCGGGCCAGCTTCGAGGCCCGGCCGGCCGACGAGCCGGCGATCGAGGCGGTGCGCAACGCGCTGGACGCGCTGGCGTTCGACGCGGAGGAGCAGCAGCGGCAGATCGGCGCGCGCCTGGACCTGATGGCGCGGCAGCCGGCCCTGCTCGGGTCCTACTACGCGGTGTTCGCCGAGCTCACGGACGTGGTGGCGGAGTACGCGGCCAAGCACAGCGGCCACGACGTCAACGACATGTTCCCCCGGCTGTTGGCCGTGGCGGCGATCGGTTCGGCCCAGGCGGCACTCAGCGTCTGGCACGCCGGGCGGGGCGCGGCGGGCCAGACGCTGGACGACCTGTGCCGGGAGAGCTACGACACCCTGATCTCAGGGCTCAGCCCCCGTTGATCGAGCGCTTCACCTCGTTGCGCCACTGCGTGGTGAAGTCGGCCAGCGACACGCCCAGGGCGTCGCGCATGGCCTTGTCCCGGGTCTCCAGGTTCTGGTCCTTCGCGTCCTTGAAGGCCAGGTACAGCGCGAGCAGCTTCGCCCGGCCGTACTTGTCGGCGATCATCATGCAGGCCAGCCACGCGAGCGTGTAGTTCTCGCCGTTGTCGTCGTAGAACGTCCGGGCGTAGGGCAGCTCGTCGAGGTTCTTGCCGGCGAGGTGCTCCTTGGCCCATTCCGGCTTGATCTGCATGTTCGTCATCATGCCGCTCTCGACGAACTCGGCGGTGCCCTCGACCAGCCAGCTCGGGGTGTAGCCGTTGTCGATCGGCTGCATGGCGACGTGCGTGATCTCGTGCGTCATGATCGACTCGATCCGGTCGTCGCCCTTGCCGAGCGAGTCAGGATTGATCATCACGAGGGAGCCGGAGATCTTCGGCGGGGTGGCGCTGCTGCTCCACCGGCCGACCCGGTCGTACCGGGCGGTCTGGAACGCGGAGAACTTGTCGCCCTTCCCCTCGCCCATGTACTCGTTGTAGAGCTTCTTGTCCCGTACCGCGATCGCGTAGACCTTGCCCGACCAGCCGTCCGGCCGGAACTTCTTCACGTCGCGGATCGAGTTCTCGATCAGGTTCGACCACTCGG
Proteins encoded in this window:
- a CDS encoding MMPL family transporter, coding for MFAAIGRGVARRPWLVIATWLLVAVAVIAAAPSLKSVTNSDQSAFLPSSAESAKAAAVAKAAGFTKGATGVIHVQRADGGTLTQADLGAIGGLAQTLKAPAVTGVLFDPAQTVAPNGRGALLVVQFEGAARDEKVHDAVATLRTQTAEALKGGQLKAGMTGEAAIDVDNTKAMADAEKIVTLATLGLIVILLLVIFRSPVASLLPLVSVGIVYGIAQALVAIAAKTFDFQIGTEVQTLMTVVLFGIGTDYILFLLFRYRERLRAGDTAREAIVAAVDKVGEAISSAAFAVIAAFGALVLALLGFFTTLGPSLAIGVFVMLLAALTLVPAIITLLGERVFWPTRTKADGKGHPGFARLGRFVAHRPAVALVGSLVLLGVLAAGALGFQPQFDPLAQLPAKMEATTAFKDLGKNFPAGVANPSQVYLRSDHPLAPAELQKFVATMSTAPGVAGPMPPTVSSDGKVAQIPLILKSSPYETAAMDSVPALRAAAEHAAPAGTQVHIGGMTSTFADIRGITNRDLSVIFPVAGLLFLLILGGLLRAMVAPLYLVVFVVLGFVATLGATVYVFQGALGHGGLMFMLPIIMYLFVTAIGTDYNILVTARIREELREGRSPRDAAALAIEHAGPSVAAAAVILMGTFGSLLISGVSFFAEMGFAVTLGIALVAFVVSLVLVPAATVLFGGSSWWPGHRPAPADVVAEEPALAR
- a CDS encoding DUF397 domain-containing protein is translated as MAGQTDIHAPWRTSTRSGNQGGNCVEVALGEVVGVRDTKDRAGGVLVVDGRDWSAFVADVKTGRFSG
- a CDS encoding helix-turn-helix domain-containing protein, yielding MAGPTLRRRRLARALRARRDQVGLGLGEAAKKAGVSKSTLSRLEDPTVTVMPSVPTVATLARIYGASEQDIEALTQVAREARQRGWWRKFSDVLPDWFELYVGLEFDASEIRDYSVAQIPGLLQTEDYAGAVLSTGPRTAAAIEKLIELRMRRQARDDKPRLHFIIDDVVLRRPVGNPGVMRGQLARLLNAAEQPNLTLQILPASAGAHGSMGMAWTELLFDTEEDPPLIYLENYTSSLYLEERPEVEQYEALFGQLRKLAMTPKDSTEAIAAAADGT
- a CDS encoding acyl-CoA-like ligand-binding transcription factor, which translates into the protein MTTEVGQPTEPGRRERKKLETRRALENAALRLFAEQGYEQTTVEDIAEAADVAVRTFFRYFSSKQHVLFGDVAHDITNRLRASFEARPADEPAIEAVRNALDALAFDAEEQQRQIGARLDLMARQPALLGSYYAVFAELTDVVAEYAAKHSGHDVNDMFPRLLAVAAIGSAQAALSVWHAGRGAAGQTLDDLCRESYDTLISGLSPR
- a CDS encoding FtsX-like permease family protein — protein: MLGLALRTLRFRKASFVGAFLALCCAAALVSACGLMLDTGLRGGLPAERYAGMTIVAGDQELHHDTGKKIKTKPLTERVRVPADLAATLRAIPGVRTVVPELSFPAVLPGVPGPQSLGHAWESAALGPCTLADGRAPATGTEVVLDAALAGRAGVRTGDQVTVQSTGAPARYTVVGLASPLRLQSAVFFAPAEAERLFGHPGEVTAFGVDAPGVNLGKALAGTPARVYTGADRGGLEFPDSAKAQVRLVSMSATLGGTALIVAILVVVGTFALLLQQRYREIALLRAIGATPRQIRRLIGGEALLVGVVAGGLGSVLGIALMSWLRDRFVAAGAIPAALDPVVGFVPPLAAALVTVAAGLVAALVSARRAIRIRPTEALAESSLGVRTGVGRLVAGAVVGVLALAGTGLLTILDTEAASSPVTYLTVLLWCTAVSLLGPPLARGAVAVLAVPLRRFRIGGWLAAANSTVGSRRLASVITPLTLMVAMTCTVLFMQSTTTEATTRQANDGLLAEHVLGSATGVPTAAATAARAVPGVTTVTEVKRGRVLNGLTKLSAQGVTPAGADRTLDLGVSAGDLADLAADKVAVSARLDLRVGTSLSLSLGDGTRVSLTVIAVYDRGLGFPDVTIDHDLLAAHVDNPLNDMVLVRGGDPASLAATFPGLRVLDRTGVQAAQAEQGSVNAQISLIAMGLVLAFTAIAVVNTLALSVGDRRREFALLRLVGATRRQVLGMLRWESAVVAVIGLVFGTAVSLAVLTGFSVGLTGAASPQVPLMTYIVVALGSAALAFASTLVPGRLALRANPADTIGARQ